In the Actinomycetota bacterium genome, CGACCAGGGGGCCGCGGACGCGGCTTTTGCTGAGATGGGCGAGCAAATCGCCGGCGTCATCATTGAACCGCTTGCCGCGAACATGGGGGTCGTGCCGGCCGATCTCGGGTTTTTGCAGGCCTTGCGCGCGCGCTGCTCCGGTGCCGGTGCGTTGCTGATCTTCGACGAGGTGATCACCGGGTTCCGGCTGGGGCTCGGCGGCGCGCAGCAGCGATATGGCATTACTCCGGACCTGACGTGTCTCGGCAAGATCATCGGCGGAGGGTTGCCGGTCGGTGCGTTCGGTGGGCCGGCGCGCGTAATGGACCAGCTCGCGCCCGACGGGCCTGTGTACCAGGCCGGCACGCTCAGTGGGAACCCACTGGCGATGGCGGCCGGGTTGGCGGTGCTTGACGCGCTCGTTGCCGATCCGCCGTACGAGCGACTCGAGCGCACCGCGACCTTATTGTGTGAGGCGATTGCGGAGGCGTCGATTGGAGCCGGCGTGCCGGTCACCGTGAATCGCGAAGGGTCGGTTTTCTCGGCGTTCTTCCTGGGGGAGCCGGTGACCGACTATGACGTGGCCGGCCGTCAGGACGCGGCCGCCTATGCGCGCTTCTTCCACGCGATGTTGGCGCGCGGCATCAATCTCGCACCGGGTGCGTTCGAAGCCTGGTTTGTGTCGGCGGCGCACACTCCGGCAGACATCGATCGGACGGCAGTCGCGATCGAAGAGGCAATCCTGGAGTCGCGCGGTTAGGCGAACGCCGGATGCCCTTCGGCTTCCTCCCGCTTCTGCGCGCGCTCGAACCGCGCCAACAGCCACAGGTGCGCCGCGAACACAATGACGGAGACGATTAGGAAGTACGCCGCGTACAGGAAGACGAGCCCCTTGTTGCGGTAGGCGAACACCGTCGTTTGTGGGTGAGTGTCCGTCGCCGGGATCACGGCTCCGAACAGCAATGTGTTTCCCGATTGGAGGTAGCGAACCTTGGCGGCAGGGAGGGCTGATTGGTCGGGCGATGCGGGCGGCACGCCTTGTGCGCGAAA is a window encoding:
- the hemL gene encoding glutamate-1-semialdehyde 2,1-aminomutase gives rise to the protein MSESENLFARARAVIPGGVNSPVRAFGAVGGTPRVIARACGARLFDVDGAELLDYVMSYGAIILGHADPRIVETVRNAVALGSSYGAPTEAEVLLAERIAGLVPGIEKVRMVSSGTEAVMSAVRLARAVTGRPKIVKFAGCYHGHSDAMLARAGSGLATLGIPGTPGVTEGATADTIVLPYNDQGAADAAFAEMGEQIAGVIIEPLAANMGVVPADLGFLQALRARCSGAGALLIFDEVITGFRLGLGGAQQRYGITPDLTCLGKIIGGGLPVGAFGGPARVMDQLAPDGPVYQAGTLSGNPLAMAAGLAVLDALVADPPYERLERTATLLCEAIAEASIGAGVPVTVNREGSVFSAFFLGEPVTDYDVAGRQDAAAYARFFHAMLARGINLAPGAFEAWFVSAAHTPADIDRTAVAIEEAILESRG